The following coding sequences lie in one Lentilactobacillus sp. SPB1-3 genomic window:
- a CDS encoding MFS transporter, which translates to MSNSRKGINFTFMIFMLAANLRLAITGLPPLVSTIQSSLKLSNGQMGILTTIPLLCFAGLSILVSKMIDRIGTSMTLKIALLLLAVANILRVYTTWSLFAGTILVGAAISMLNVLMPTLIVEWHPEQSAKLNGIYTSSLSLLSAVAGAIAVPIANSLGWQFTIQLFSIPAIIAFVCWLFVGQNPNQQSNESKRAEFGQQRPKHWKKPEIWMLAGFMGMQSFVFYTLVAWVPSVLTANGISTSTAGILFGVFQLTGVPFAYFVPRAAESRGKLVMVMTLLLAGYLSGIGILTFGGSNVILQIIACAIIGITTSASFSLSLTMISVISDTPQDAGAIGGLVQAIGYLLASVGPTLIGILEGVFNGWTVTMLILMATAVVTVMLGFAMIRSVRHRIS; encoded by the coding sequence ATGAGTAATTCACGTAAAGGCATCAATTTTACATTTATGATTTTCATGCTAGCCGCCAACTTAAGGCTAGCTATTACCGGCCTGCCACCATTGGTCAGTACGATTCAATCGTCCTTAAAATTAAGTAATGGTCAAATGGGAATATTAACCACCATTCCACTACTTTGTTTTGCAGGACTATCAATTCTAGTTTCTAAAATGATCGATCGAATTGGCACTAGTATGACACTAAAAATTGCCTTGTTATTATTAGCAGTGGCAAACATTTTAAGAGTTTATACAACATGGAGTTTGTTTGCAGGGACCATTCTGGTTGGTGCGGCAATTTCAATGTTGAACGTGCTAATGCCAACCCTAATTGTTGAGTGGCATCCGGAACAATCGGCCAAGCTTAACGGAATTTACACTTCATCTTTAAGCTTATTATCGGCAGTTGCTGGAGCGATTGCTGTGCCAATTGCTAATTCACTGGGGTGGCAATTCACGATTCAATTATTTTCTATTCCTGCAATTATTGCTTTTGTTTGTTGGCTATTCGTGGGACAAAATCCCAATCAACAATCTAATGAATCAAAACGTGCTGAGTTCGGACAACAGCGTCCGAAGCATTGGAAAAAGCCAGAAATTTGGATGTTAGCTGGATTTATGGGGATGCAGTCATTTGTGTTTTATACATTAGTTGCCTGGGTACCTAGTGTGTTGACCGCAAACGGAATTTCGACTTCTACCGCTGGTATCTTGTTTGGTGTCTTTCAGTTAACCGGAGTACCATTTGCTTACTTTGTACCTCGAGCAGCTGAAAGTCGCGGTAAGCTGGTAATGGTAATGACATTATTGCTTGCGGGATATCTATCCGGAATTGGTATTTTGACATTTGGTGGTAGCAATGTGATTTTACAAATAATCGCATGTGCCATCATTGGAATTACCACATCCGCATCTTTTTCACTTTCATTAACCATGATTTCTGTGATTTCGGATACGCCACAAGACGCTGGTGCTATCGGAGGATTAGTTCAAGCAATCGGCTATTTATTGGCTAGTGTTGGCCCAACCTTAATTGGTATTCTTGAAGGAGTCTTCAATGGTTGGACAGTGACAATGTTGATTTTAATGGCAACAGCGGTAGTGACCGTGATGCTTGGGTTTGCAATGATCAGATCGGTTAGACACCGAATCTCATAA
- a CDS encoding branched-chain amino acid ABC transporter permease — protein sequence MKINWKTNLAWLVIMVAGFYLMNTLILVGVINAFIENMLVMIGINIILATGLNLIIGFAGQFSLGHAGFMAIGAYATAIITSSVETPVGFYIALIVGIVLTIIVALIVGIPTLRLRGDYLAIATMGAAEIIRIIINNLKITGGAAGIFNIPALANWPTVYVMVCLTTIVILNFIRSQGGRAVKSVREDEIAAESVGINVFKWKLSAFVLGASTAAIAGSLRASYLQTISPNDFNIMASISVLIIVVLGGVGSITGTFVAAVVLGVIDTVLQNFGALRMVIYALALILIMVFKPSGLLGTWELSLAKIFNRKPKEVSE from the coding sequence ATGAAAATAAATTGGAAAACCAATCTGGCATGGTTAGTAATCATGGTTGCTGGCTTTTACTTGATGAATACGCTGATTTTAGTGGGCGTCATCAATGCCTTTATTGAAAATATGCTGGTGATGATTGGTATCAACATTATTTTGGCGACAGGTTTGAACTTGATCATTGGTTTTGCTGGTCAATTCTCATTAGGTCATGCTGGGTTTATGGCTATCGGCGCATATGCGACGGCGATTATTACTAGTAGTGTTGAAACACCAGTTGGCTTTTACATTGCCTTAATCGTGGGCATTGTTTTGACGATCATAGTGGCACTGATCGTTGGTATCCCGACTTTGCGTTTGCGAGGCGATTACTTAGCAATTGCTACTATGGGTGCTGCTGAAATTATTCGCATCATCATTAACAACTTAAAAATCACAGGAGGGGCGGCAGGAATTTTCAATATTCCCGCACTAGCCAATTGGCCAACCGTTTATGTGATGGTTTGTCTCACAACAATCGTAATTTTGAACTTTATTCGAAGCCAAGGTGGCCGAGCAGTTAAGTCTGTTCGAGAAGATGAAATTGCCGCCGAATCTGTTGGTATCAATGTTTTTAAATGGAAACTATCTGCTTTTGTACTTGGAGCATCCACAGCCGCAATTGCCGGCTCACTTCGAGCATCTTATCTTCAGACGATCAGTCCGAATGATTTTAATATCATGGCATCTATTTCTGTACTGATTATTGTTGTCCTTGGTGGTGTTGGCAGTATTACAGGAACGTTTGTAGCTGCAGTTGTTCTGGGAGTTATTGACACAGTTTTACAAAATTTTGGCGCTTTGCGAATGGTCATTTACGCACTGGCCCTGATTTTGATTATGGTTTTCAAACCATCAGGATTACTAGGGACATGGGAATTATCACTCGCCAAAATATTTAACCGAAAACCAAAGGAGGTGTCTGAATGA
- a CDS encoding ABC transporter ATP-binding protein, whose translation MTNLLKVDHLIKNFGGLTAVSDVSMYLDSDELVALIGPNGAGKTTLFTLLTGVISPSSGSIVLTGKNGTQSLNKVPAYKVAQMGMSRTFQNIRLFKDLSVLDNVMIAMTSRYNEGFIHSIFRTLHFYKTEDEMKREAIELLAIFDLTDQLDTKAKNLPYGVQRRLEIVRALATKPEILFLDEPAAGMNPEETAELTRLILKIQKTFHITILLIEHDMSLVMNVAQRIYVLNHGSLLASGSPEYIKHNQDVITAYLGEEG comes from the coding sequence ATGACAAACTTGCTGAAAGTTGATCACTTAATTAAAAATTTTGGTGGTTTAACGGCCGTTTCAGATGTCTCGATGTATTTAGATAGTGATGAGTTAGTTGCCTTGATTGGACCTAATGGGGCCGGTAAAACCACACTGTTTACCTTACTGACAGGTGTGATTTCACCTTCGTCAGGTTCAATAGTTCTTACAGGAAAAAACGGCACCCAGTCTTTGAATAAGGTACCAGCATATAAAGTAGCGCAAATGGGAATGTCTCGAACATTTCAAAATATTCGGCTGTTCAAAGATTTATCAGTTTTAGACAATGTGATGATTGCAATGACTAGTCGATATAATGAAGGATTCATTCATTCAATCTTTAGAACACTGCATTTTTATAAGACTGAAGATGAAATGAAGCGAGAGGCGATTGAATTATTGGCGATCTTTGATTTGACTGATCAATTAGATACTAAAGCCAAGAACTTACCATACGGAGTTCAACGGCGATTAGAAATCGTTCGTGCCTTAGCTACTAAACCAGAGATTTTATTTTTAGATGAACCAGCTGCAGGGATGAACCCTGAAGAAACTGCTGAATTAACTCGTTTAATCTTAAAGATTCAAAAAACATTTCATATTACGATTCTATTGATCGAGCATGACATGTCATTAGTCATGAATGTGGCTCAGAGAATATATGTACTGAACCATGGCTCGTTGCTTGCTTCAGGTAGCCCGGAATATATTAAACACAATCAAGATGTTATTACCGCATACTTGGGAGAGGAAGGTTAA
- a CDS encoding GNAT family N-acetyltransferase: MSLKLITINRQSTDFAKVKYLFKHSFPKDEQIPLWYLLRKAKRENLDFWGIYDDNRWVGLTYCITYQRLTYVFFLAIDPNNRSKGYGSQALTAIKQKYAGNKLALIIEEVKKAAPNYEQRLKRKQFYLKNEFIPAVFTLTEGKTDYELLMYNGNVDSKEYVELMANYGGVIFRWYIKTRIHPK; the protein is encoded by the coding sequence ATGAGTCTTAAGTTAATTACCATTAATCGGCAATCAACTGATTTTGCGAAGGTAAAGTATCTGTTTAAACATTCATTTCCTAAGGACGAGCAAATTCCACTATGGTACTTATTGAGAAAAGCTAAGCGGGAAAATTTAGATTTTTGGGGAATTTATGACGATAATCGTTGGGTCGGACTGACTTACTGCATTACGTATCAGCGTCTGACTTATGTATTTTTCTTAGCAATTGACCCTAATAATCGTTCTAAAGGTTATGGTAGCCAAGCGTTAACAGCCATTAAGCAAAAATATGCTGGTAATAAACTGGCTTTAATAATTGAAGAAGTAAAAAAAGCCGCTCCCAATTACGAGCAACGGCTTAAACGAAAGCAATTTTATTTGAAAAATGAATTTATCCCGGCAGTCTTTACTCTTACAGAAGGTAAAACTGACTATGAATTACTAATGTACAACGGAAATGTTGATTCAAAGGAATATGTTGAATTGATGGCCAATTATGGTGGGGTGATATTCCGTTGGTATATCAAAACTCGAATTCATCCTAAATAG
- the asnA gene encoding aspartate--ammonia ligase — MQLIIPTDYDPKLSVKTTQEAIRYIRETFQDEFGKQMNLSRVSAPMMVKKSSGLNDNLNGVETPVSFTMKEIPGETIEIVHSLAKWKRWALKRFNFDMHTGLYTNMNAIRKDEDLDNVHSIYVDQWDWEKIIKKEERNEETLKSTVRQIFKVIKHMEHEVWYKYPEAVHHLPDEIHFVTTQELEDRYPDLDRQSREDAICKELGCVFLMKIGGPMKSGKKHDGRAPDYDDWELNGDILFWYEPLQRSLEVSSMGIRVSPESMAKQLKMAGAEDRLEFPYHKALMNKELPYTIGGGIGQSRLCMLLLGKAHVGEVQASVWPDEMIEKCEAAGIHIL; from the coding sequence ATGCAATTAATTATTCCTACAGATTACGATCCTAAATTATCAGTTAAGACTACTCAAGAAGCTATCCGCTACATTCGAGAAACTTTCCAAGATGAATTTGGAAAACAAATGAACCTTTCTAGAGTATCTGCCCCAATGATGGTCAAAAAATCATCAGGATTGAACGACAACTTAAACGGTGTTGAAACTCCTGTTTCATTCACCATGAAAGAAATTCCTGGCGAAACTATTGAAATCGTCCACTCACTTGCTAAGTGGAAACGCTGGGCTTTGAAACGTTTCAACTTTGATATGCATACTGGACTTTACACTAACATGAACGCCATTCGTAAGGATGAGGATTTAGATAACGTCCACTCAATCTACGTTGATCAATGGGATTGGGAAAAAATCATTAAAAAAGAAGAACGTAACGAAGAAACTTTAAAGAGTACTGTTCGACAAATCTTCAAAGTCATCAAACATATGGAACACGAAGTTTGGTATAAATACCCCGAAGCAGTTCATCACTTACCAGATGAAATTCACTTCGTAACAACTCAAGAACTAGAAGATCGCTATCCTGATTTAGATCGTCAATCACGAGAAGATGCTATCTGTAAAGAACTTGGCTGTGTCTTCTTAATGAAGATTGGTGGACCTATGAAGAGTGGTAAGAAGCATGATGGTCGCGCACCTGACTATGATGACTGGGAATTAAACGGTGACATCTTGTTCTGGTACGAACCATTACAACGTTCACTTGAAGTTTCAAGTATGGGAATTCGTGTCAGTCCAGAATCAATGGCTAAACAGCTTAAAATGGCCGGCGCTGAAGATCGCTTAGAATTTCCATATCACAAAGCATTGATGAACAAAGAACTCCCTTACACCATCGGTGGTGGTATCGGCCAATCTCGTTTATGTATGTTACTACTTGGTAAGGCTCACGTCGGTGAAGTTCAAGCTAGTGTTTGGCCCGATGAAATGATCGAAAAATGTGAAGCTGCCGGAATTCATATTCTATAG
- a CDS encoding endonuclease/exonuclease/phosphatase family protein, with translation MKKIIKLILAVVVVLLLIIGGYVGYVFGSYHRVPDNQKLAVVNRSNQELRVGKSYKAMTFNIGYGSYPHNYTFFMDGGYYSRAFSKRSVEQGMNAFVSAVKSENPDLMLFQEVDTDGDRSHHVNEYRWLSQNLPAYSHVFVQNYDSAYLFYPITRPIGRAKSGIVTLTKTKMTNSTRYQLPIDTNLSKIVDLDRAISVTRIPVSNGKTLSLINVHLSAFTKNQKVMNAQLTKVFNRMKTEARNGNYVIVGGDYNHDMLQNSPSVFHTTAKRLSWTHPFPVAKIPHEFKLVTKGLRQAEIPSVRNNNMVYRQGKTYVSFADGFIVSKNVIPEKVHVKNLHFAHSDHNPVVLNFKLANNR, from the coding sequence ATGAAGAAGATAATTAAATTGATCCTTGCTGTCGTGGTGGTTTTGTTACTGATTATTGGTGGTTATGTGGGGTATGTGTTTGGGAGTTATCATCGAGTTCCAGATAATCAGAAGTTGGCCGTTGTTAATCGAAGTAACCAAGAGTTGCGGGTGGGTAAATCATATAAGGCGATGACCTTTAATATTGGCTATGGTTCGTATCCACACAATTACACCTTTTTTATGGACGGTGGGTATTATTCGCGCGCATTTAGTAAACGCAGTGTAGAGCAAGGCATGAACGCATTTGTGAGCGCCGTGAAATCAGAAAATCCTGATTTAATGCTCTTTCAAGAAGTTGATACTGACGGAGACCGTTCCCACCATGTGAACGAATATCGGTGGTTGTCCCAAAACTTGCCAGCCTATTCACATGTTTTCGTCCAAAACTATGATTCGGCTTACTTATTCTATCCGATTACGCGACCGATTGGCCGAGCCAAATCTGGTATTGTGACGTTAACCAAAACCAAAATGACTAACAGTACGCGGTATCAATTACCAATTGATACGAACCTCAGTAAAATTGTTGATTTAGACCGGGCAATTTCGGTGACAAGAATACCAGTAAGTAATGGCAAAACATTATCATTGATCAATGTGCACTTGTCTGCCTTTACAAAGAATCAAAAAGTCATGAATGCTCAATTAACCAAGGTTTTCAATCGTATGAAAACCGAAGCCAGAAATGGTAATTACGTTATTGTCGGCGGTGACTACAATCATGACATGCTGCAAAATAGTCCCAGTGTATTTCATACCACGGCCAAACGTTTAAGCTGGACGCATCCGTTTCCGGTGGCCAAAATTCCTCATGAATTTAAGTTAGTAACTAAGGGTTTGCGACAGGCTGAAATTCCGTCAGTCAGAAATAACAACATGGTATACAGGCAGGGGAAAACATACGTTTCATTTGCTGATGGATTTATCGTTTCTAAAAATGTGATTCCTGAAAAAGTTCACGTCAAAAATTTGCATTTTGCACATTCTGACCATAATCCTGTTGTTTTGAACTTTAAACTCGCTAATAATAGATGA
- a CDS encoding heavy metal-binding domain-containing protein, whose translation MADNFIVTTTENIPGKNYEIIGEVFGLTTQSKNVVRNLGANLKNIVGGEIKAYTEMLDDARNVAVDRLKDNAKNMGADAVVMMRFDSGSIGTDMQSVAAYGTAVKFK comes from the coding sequence ATGGCAGACAATTTTATCGTAACTACAACTGAAAACATCCCTGGCAAAAATTACGAGATCATCGGCGAAGTATTTGGTCTCACCACTCAATCTAAAAACGTCGTTCGTAACTTGGGTGCTAATCTTAAAAACATTGTTGGTGGGGAAATCAAAGCTTACACCGAAATGTTGGATGATGCCCGAAATGTCGCCGTGGATAGATTAAAGGATAATGCTAAAAATATGGGGGCCGATGCAGTGGTCATGATGCGCTTTGATTCCGGCTCAATCGGCACAGATATGCAGTCAGTGGCTGCATATGGTACCGCAGTTAAATTCAAATAA
- a CDS encoding ABC transporter ATP-binding protein → MLKVDNLSVNYGVINAVKDVSFEVNQGEIVSLIGANGAGKTTILKTISGLLKAKSGSITYLGKNIQKISAPKIVGAGISQVPEGRHVFAGLSVMENLQMGAFLTKGKQQVQKNYAQVFERFPILKERINQDAATLSGGEQQMLVMGRALMANPKLILLDEPSMGLAPIFINEIFDIIKEINQAGTTVLLIEQNAKKALSISDRAYVVATGEIQLTGTGDELLANSDVQKAYLGG, encoded by the coding sequence ATGCTGAAAGTAGATAATTTAAGCGTCAATTATGGCGTGATTAACGCTGTTAAAGATGTTTCGTTTGAAGTCAATCAAGGAGAAATCGTTTCTTTGATTGGTGCTAATGGAGCTGGAAAAACCACCATTTTAAAAACTATTTCGGGTTTACTTAAAGCCAAGAGTGGCTCAATTACCTATCTCGGTAAGAATATTCAAAAGATAAGTGCTCCTAAAATTGTCGGTGCCGGAATTTCTCAAGTTCCAGAGGGACGGCACGTGTTTGCTGGATTATCAGTGATGGAAAACTTGCAAATGGGGGCTTTCTTAACTAAAGGTAAACAACAGGTTCAAAAGAATTATGCTCAGGTATTTGAGCGGTTCCCTATATTGAAGGAACGGATAAATCAAGATGCCGCGACGTTATCAGGTGGCGAACAACAAATGTTAGTTATGGGGCGTGCTCTGATGGCCAATCCGAAATTAATTTTGTTAGATGAGCCTTCAATGGGGTTAGCACCGATTTTTATTAATGAAATTTTCGATATTATCAAAGAGATTAATCAAGCTGGTACTACGGTGCTTCTGATTGAACAGAACGCTAAGAAAGCATTATCGATCTCTGATCGAGCTTACGTTGTAGCGACTGGTGAAATTCAATTGACCGGAACCGGTGACGAACTATTAGCTAATAGCGACGTTCAAAAAGCATACTTAGGAGGCTAA
- a CDS encoding ABC transporter substrate-binding protein: MKKAVKKITYFASVAAIAVIFAGCSTATTSSKGNPVTDNTIKIGENMELSGAAGGYGNQMNQGIKMAVNEINQVGGVNVNGKKQKFKLIVRDNKTSTNTSASVATQLVNNDKVNAIVGTATTNAGTAQIPNITKAAVPAVSPSATDPNFTLQKNGKVQPYVFRACYQNNFQGGIGAKFTYNNLKARRVAILYDNSTDYGTGLEKAFKDTFKGKVVDTQGFTEGDKDFNAILTSFKNKKVDAIYVPGYYTEVGLIIKQARQAGINVPIIGTDGMADPKLAQIAGNQNSNKIYYTTPFSTKASESNPVAKKFMADYQKKYHTEAPTFSALAYDSVNMIKQAIEDEKSADSTKIAEGLSKIKNFDGVTGKITINKQHDPEKPIAIEQLTNGKVSNTYEIK, from the coding sequence ATGAAAAAGGCCGTTAAAAAAATTACTTACTTCGCTTCAGTAGCAGCAATCGCAGTTATTTTTGCAGGGTGTAGTACTGCAACAACAAGTAGCAAAGGTAACCCAGTCACAGACAATACCATCAAAATCGGTGAAAATATGGAATTATCTGGTGCAGCTGGTGGCTACGGTAATCAAATGAATCAAGGAATCAAGATGGCAGTTAACGAAATCAATCAAGTAGGCGGGGTTAACGTCAATGGCAAAAAGCAAAAGTTCAAGCTAATCGTTAGAGATAACAAGACATCAACTAACACATCTGCTTCAGTTGCAACTCAGTTGGTCAACAACGATAAAGTCAACGCAATCGTGGGTACCGCAACGACCAATGCTGGTACTGCACAAATTCCTAATATCACAAAAGCTGCGGTTCCGGCGGTAAGCCCATCAGCAACCGATCCCAATTTCACACTTCAAAAAAATGGCAAGGTTCAACCATATGTATTTAGAGCCTGTTATCAAAATAATTTCCAAGGTGGGATTGGCGCCAAGTTTACTTACAACAACTTGAAAGCTAGAAGAGTAGCTATCTTATACGATAATTCCACCGACTATGGAACTGGTTTGGAGAAGGCGTTTAAAGATACTTTTAAAGGCAAGGTCGTGGATACGCAAGGATTCACTGAAGGCGACAAGGACTTTAATGCCATTCTAACTTCGTTCAAAAACAAAAAGGTGGATGCAATCTATGTTCCTGGTTATTACACTGAAGTTGGTTTGATTATTAAACAAGCTCGTCAGGCAGGAATCAATGTCCCAATTATCGGTACCGATGGAATGGCTGATCCTAAACTGGCACAAATTGCTGGTAATCAGAATTCAAATAAGATCTATTACACAACACCATTTTCAACAAAGGCTTCTGAAAGTAATCCCGTGGCCAAGAAGTTCATGGCCGATTACCAGAAAAAGTACCATACAGAAGCACCAACTTTCTCAGCGCTTGCTTATGATTCAGTTAACATGATCAAACAAGCAATTGAAGATGAAAAATCGGCTGATTCAACCAAGATTGCTGAAGGGCTAAGCAAAATCAAGAATTTCGATGGAGTTACTGGAAAGATTACGATCAACAAACAACATGATCCCGAAAAGCCAATCGCAATTGAACAATTGACGAATGGCAAAGTTTCTAATACTTATGAAATCAAATAA
- a CDS encoding fluoride efflux transporter FluC encodes MDELLIALFAIFGGMARLGIDTLLPIAVFPVPTMLINLIGCFLLAFINATIAISQKFPAQLSLAMGTGMIGAFTTFSTFSLEIVKLIINHHLFVAAVYLIVSIVLGIIMAWLGDFIGKKITSQKMRGDQ; translated from the coding sequence ATGGACGAATTATTAATTGCATTGTTTGCCATCTTCGGTGGGATGGCAAGACTGGGTATTGATACTTTACTGCCAATCGCAGTTTTTCCAGTACCCACAATGCTCATCAATTTAATTGGCTGTTTTTTACTTGCCTTCATTAACGCCACCATTGCAATTTCCCAGAAGTTTCCCGCCCAGTTATCTTTGGCTATGGGAACGGGAATGATTGGTGCCTTTACTACTTTTTCAACCTTCAGCTTAGAAATTGTCAAACTAATCATTAACCATCATTTATTCGTTGCAGCTGTGTACCTAATCGTCAGCATCGTCCTCGGAATTATAATGGCTTGGTTGGGTGATTTTATCGGTAAAAAAATCACCTCACAAAAAATGCGAGGTGATCAGTAA
- a CDS encoding CBS domain-containing protein, with product MSVADFMTKKVSTVTPDTKINVAISIMKEQNIHRLPVLSSGKLVGIITQRDIERATPSEATSLSIYEITYLLNKMTVVDVMSKNVKTVNQDAFLEDAIYVMRQSQIGVLPVMNDDELVGIITNNDILDAFLDVTDYAENATAVQVFVAQDHPGIIFEIGEIMKNNDLNIQTLMVTHQDALKIVEIHVDQVDGQQVVNKLSEAGFKAQEAKHYKEQVSDL from the coding sequence ATGAGTGTAGCGGATTTCATGACCAAAAAAGTTAGTACAGTGACACCAGATACAAAAATCAACGTAGCAATTAGTATAATGAAGGAGCAAAACATTCATCGGTTACCAGTATTAAGTAGTGGCAAATTAGTGGGAATTATTACTCAAAGAGACATTGAGAGGGCAACACCTTCAGAGGCTACGAGTTTGTCCATCTATGAAATAACGTATCTATTGAATAAGATGACAGTAGTGGATGTGATGTCTAAAAATGTCAAAACAGTTAATCAAGACGCATTTTTAGAAGATGCAATTTACGTGATGAGACAATCTCAAATTGGGGTTCTGCCAGTTATGAATGATGATGAATTGGTTGGCATCATTACTAATAATGATATTTTAGATGCCTTTTTGGATGTCACTGACTATGCGGAGAACGCCACAGCCGTCCAAGTTTTTGTGGCTCAGGATCATCCCGGCATTATTTTTGAAATTGGCGAGATAATGAAAAACAATGACTTAAATATTCAAACTTTAATGGTTACCCATCAAGATGCTTTAAAAATCGTGGAAATTCATGTTGATCAAGTTGATGGTCAACAGGTAGTTAATAAGTTAAGCGAAGCGGGTTTCAAGGCTCAAGAAGCCAAGCATTATAAAGAACAGGTATCAGATCTTTAA
- a CDS encoding branched-chain amino acid ABC transporter permease → MQTFFQQVINGLSLGSIYALLALGYTMVYGIIKLINFAHGDIYMLGAFWGYYSINTWHFSFIEALLSSMIVGAISGVVIEYFAYRPLRHAPRITALITAIGVSFLLENGMSYFFTSDTRDFPQIITQHNYNIGGVLISNIQILILVTACVLMILLQLIIKRTKMGKAMRAVSVDSDAAEMVGININRTISFTFALGSSLAGAAGVLIGLYYNSIDPLMGMTPGIKAFVAAVLGGIGSVPGASVGGFLIGILETLFQSIGLSAYKDAVVYGVLIIILLVLPAGIFGKNMKEKV, encoded by the coding sequence TTGCAGACATTTTTTCAGCAGGTTATTAATGGCTTATCACTCGGAAGCATCTATGCCTTGCTTGCCCTAGGCTACACGATGGTTTATGGCATCATCAAACTGATTAATTTTGCTCACGGTGACATCTATATGTTGGGAGCCTTTTGGGGATACTACTCTATCAATACTTGGCATTTTAGCTTTATTGAAGCTTTGTTAAGTTCAATGATCGTGGGTGCAATCAGTGGTGTCGTGATTGAATATTTCGCTTATCGACCTTTACGACATGCTCCTCGAATCACTGCGTTGATTACTGCAATTGGAGTTTCATTTTTGTTAGAGAACGGAATGTCTTACTTCTTTACTTCTGATACGCGGGACTTTCCCCAAATTATCACCCAGCATAATTACAACATCGGTGGTGTTTTGATCTCGAATATTCAAATCCTGATTTTGGTCACCGCATGTGTTTTGATGATTCTTCTCCAATTAATTATTAAACGCACCAAGATGGGCAAAGCGATGCGAGCTGTTTCAGTTGATTCTGATGCTGCTGAAATGGTGGGAATTAACATTAATCGGACTATTTCATTCACATTTGCCTTGGGCTCCTCACTCGCTGGAGCAGCTGGAGTATTGATTGGACTTTACTACAATTCGATCGATCCATTGATGGGGATGACACCAGGAATCAAAGCATTCGTAGCTGCGGTGCTAGGAGGAATCGGTTCGGTTCCAGGAGCATCAGTCGGTGGCTTCTTGATTGGAATCCTTGAAACACTCTTTCAATCAATTGGATTATCCGCATATAAAGATGCGGTTGTGTACGGAGTTTTAATTATTATTCTCTTGGTATTACCAGCAGGAATTTTTGGTAAAAACATGAAGGAAAAAGTGTAG
- the crcB gene encoding fluoride efflux transporter CrcB codes for MNLYLLIGLGAAIGAVTRYDVTKAINRKFETEFPTATLTINLLGSFIIGVLTTMLINNPNWLTLLGTGFCGGFTTFSTMANECLTLLQQHSYRSLGWYLALTIVGGVSLAAIGLAI; via the coding sequence ATGAATCTGTATCTATTGATTGGATTGGGAGCTGCTATTGGTGCAGTTACCCGTTACGACGTTACCAAAGCTATCAACCGAAAATTTGAAACAGAATTTCCAACTGCCACTCTTACCATCAATCTTCTGGGCTCATTTATTATCGGCGTTTTGACCACCATGCTGATAAATAATCCCAACTGGTTAACATTATTAGGAACCGGATTTTGTGGTGGCTTCACGACTTTTTCTACAATGGCCAATGAGTGTCTAACGTTGTTGCAACAACACTCGTATCGATCATTAGGCTGGTATTTAGCACTCACAATAGTCGGCGGAGTAAGCCTTGCAGCAATCGGTCTTGCTATTTAG